In bacterium 336/3, the following proteins share a genomic window:
- a CDS encoding amino acid aminotransferase, whose protein sequence is MKKLVVAFALFLVSSWVMAQKQYGEKITEANAVAVSELPKLMQGKKTLDTKLTGKIESVCQKKGCWMQLDLGNGQKMRVKFKDYAFFVPKDAAGKQVIIEGVASKETIDVATQKHYAEDAKKSKEEIAKITQSKEELSFEAKGVIIK, encoded by the coding sequence ATGAAAAAATTAGTAGTTGCCTTCGCTTTATTTTTAGTGTCTTCTTGGGTAATGGCTCAGAAGCAATATGGAGAAAAAATTACAGAAGCTAATGCAGTAGCTGTATCAGAACTCCCTAAACTGATGCAAGGTAAAAAAACTTTAGATACCAAACTTACAGGAAAAATCGAATCTGTTTGTCAGAAAAAAGGTTGTTGGATGCAATTAGACCTAGGAAATGGACAAAAAATGAGAGTAAAATTTAAAGATTATGCTTTCTTTGTTCCTAAAGATGCAGCAGGCAAGCAAGTAATCATTGAAGGAGTTGCTTCTAAAGAAACTATTGATGTTGCTACACAAAAGCATTATGCTGAAGATGCTAAAAAATCAAAAGAAGAAATTGCAAAAATTACTCAATCCAAAGAAGAACTTTCTTTTGAAGCAAAAGGTGTAATTATCAAATAA
- a CDS encoding dihydrofolate reductase, protein MRKIVYYVASSLDGFIAGFNDDISGFVGAGNGVDKYLADLANFDTVVMGRKTYEFGYQYGLQAGQPAYPHMKHYIFSESLKFENQDPKVQVRRMDIGEIETLKNQNGTDIYLCGGGLFAGWLLDNQKIDILKLKLNPLILGRGIKLFGESSKKYSLNLLDTESYENNLQIMTYQIRYER, encoded by the coding sequence ATGAGAAAGATAGTTTATTATGTTGCCAGTTCATTAGATGGGTTTATTGCTGGTTTTAATGATGATATAAGCGGTTTTGTAGGAGCAGGTAATGGTGTTGACAAGTATTTAGCAGATTTGGCAAATTTTGATACTGTTGTTATGGGTAGAAAAACCTATGAATTTGGTTATCAGTATGGACTACAAGCTGGGCAACCTGCTTATCCTCATATGAAGCACTATATTTTTTCGGAAAGTTTAAAGTTTGAAAATCAAGACCCTAAAGTTCAAGTGAGAAGAATGGATATTGGTGAAATTGAGACTCTAAAAAACCAAAATGGAACAGATATTTATTTGTGTGGTGGTGGATTGTTTGCTGGCTGGCTTTTGGATAATCAAAAAATTGATATTCTCAAACTTAAACTCAATCCTCTGATTTTGGGAAGAGGTATCAAATTGTTTGGAGAATCCTCTAAAAAATATAGCCTAAATCTTTTAGATACAGAATCTTATGAAAATAACTTACAGATTATGACCTATCAAATTCGATATGAACGCTAA
- a CDS encoding rifampin ADP-ribosyl transferase has translation MEIDYSQTFYHGTKAHLQAGDTIEIGFQSNYGERKQAKYVYLTATLDAAIWGAELALGEGKGRVYVVEPAGVIEDDPNLTDKRFPGNPTKSYRTKSPPKIVGEVTDWQGHSPEQLQTMQENLKRLKELGIEAIED, from the coding sequence ATGGAAATTGATTATTCACAAACGTTTTATCATGGTACAAAAGCTCATTTGCAGGCTGGTGATACAATAGAAATAGGTTTCCAATCTAATTATGGAGAACGCAAACAAGCTAAATATGTGTATCTTACAGCCACTTTGGATGCTGCTATTTGGGGAGCTGAACTAGCTTTAGGTGAAGGAAAAGGCAGAGTGTATGTTGTAGAACCCGCTGGCGTTATAGAAGATGACCCCAATTTAACGGATAAAAGATTCCCTGGAAATCCTACCAAATCATATCGAACGAAAAGTCCTCCTAAAATTGTCGGAGAAGTGACAGATTGGCAAGGACATAGCCCAGAACAACTCCAAACCATGCAAGAAAACCTCAAACGACTCAAAGAACTTGGTATTGAAGCGATTGAAGATTAG
- a CDS encoding transaldolase: protein MELYLDSADIKEIEEAFKLGFLTGLTTTPTFMHREGVTDVDAIMLKLSKIVPVLQVEALGDNADEIVKEAKRLVKIGLPKDKTVFKIPVSLEGVRACKRLTDDGFMVNIHLVYTLQQAYMAMAAGATYVCPLVGRLQDQGHDALSLVQQCVEAVNYYGYNSKIMFSSVRNVEHVRNAINVGVHTVTVPWKIMKQLTENHFTTLGTQQFEEHTKLMTKKVKEIIRKDNPIVKLSETVLDAVVQMTESGFGAVSVVDAKKNLVGVFTDGDLRRQLKESGKDLLKKKMSDFEYKTPLTIDSEALLNDALQIFKQKSVDNIIVTEKGKLKGMVDVQDFIDLGLMG from the coding sequence ATGGAATTATACTTAGATTCTGCAGACATCAAAGAAATTGAAGAAGCATTCAAATTGGGCTTCTTGACTGGGCTTACTACTACTCCTACATTTATGCACAGAGAGGGCGTTACGGATGTGGATGCTATCATGCTTAAACTTTCCAAAATAGTTCCTGTATTGCAAGTAGAAGCTCTTGGCGATAATGCTGATGAAATTGTAAAAGAAGCAAAAAGATTGGTTAAAATTGGTTTACCTAAAGACAAAACGGTTTTCAAGATACCTGTATCTTTAGAGGGTGTAAGAGCTTGTAAACGTCTTACAGATGATGGTTTCATGGTAAACATTCACTTGGTTTATACTTTACAGCAGGCTTATATGGCGATGGCTGCTGGGGCTACTTATGTTTGCCCTTTGGTGGGTCGTTTGCAAGATCAAGGACATGACGCTTTGAGCTTGGTACAACAATGTGTAGAAGCTGTCAATTATTATGGTTATAACTCAAAAATCATGTTTTCTTCTGTTCGTAACGTGGAGCATGTACGCAACGCTATCAATGTGGGTGTACATACTGTTACTGTGCCTTGGAAAATCATGAAGCAACTTACTGAAAACCACTTCACTACATTAGGCACACAACAATTTGAAGAACATACCAAATTGATGACTAAGAAAGTGAAAGAGATTATCCGTAAAGATAACCCTATCGTAAAACTTTCTGAAACTGTATTAGATGCTGTGGTACAAATGACAGAGTCTGGTTTTGGAGCTGTTTCGGTAGTAGATGCTAAGAAAAACTTGGTAGGTGTTTTCACAGATGGCGATTTACGCAGACAGTTGAAAGAAAGTGGAAAAGATTTACTCAAGAAAAAAATGAGTGATTTTGAATATAAAACTCCTCTGACTATTGATTCTGAGGCTCTTTTAAACGATGCCTTACAAATATTTAAGCAGAAATCAGTAGATAACATCATCGTAACAGAGAAGGGAAAATTGAAGGGAATGGTTGATGTACAAGATTTTATTGATTTAGGTTTAATGGGTTAA
- a CDS encoding band 7 protein, whose translation MTQEILIKPKAGYGMLFLLLFGIVATVTSFVLANEFPILHLLGLLLAIATFLGLFGFIVVNPNESRVMTLFGTYKGTVKDSGFYWVNPFISKKNVSLRARNLESKTIKVNDKVGNPIEIGMVLVWKVEETAQAAFAVDDYIKYVEVQSEAALRHLAGLYAYDHFEDDTTNSITLRDGGETINHLLEEELTERLKMAGINVVEARITHLAYAPEIANAMLQRQQAMAIVAARTKIVEGAVGMVEMALDKLNKHKIVELDEERKATMVSNLLVVLCSERAASPVVNTGSLY comes from the coding sequence ATGACACAAGAAATCTTGATTAAACCGAAAGCAGGTTATGGTATGTTGTTTTTATTGTTGTTTGGGATTGTTGCTACCGTAACAAGTTTTGTCTTGGCAAATGAGTTTCCAATATTGCATTTATTAGGCTTATTGCTCGCCATTGCTACATTTTTAGGCTTATTTGGCTTTATTGTCGTAAACCCTAATGAATCAAGGGTAATGACCTTATTTGGAACATACAAAGGTACTGTAAAAGATAGTGGTTTTTATTGGGTGAATCCATTTATATCCAAAAAGAATGTTTCTTTGAGAGCAAGAAACTTAGAAAGTAAAACCATCAAAGTCAATGACAAAGTAGGTAACCCTATTGAAATTGGGATGGTATTGGTTTGGAAGGTAGAAGAAACTGCTCAAGCAGCTTTTGCCGTAGATGATTACATCAAGTATGTTGAAGTACAAAGTGAAGCAGCTTTGAGGCATCTGGCTGGTTTGTATGCTTACGACCACTTTGAAGATGATACCACCAACAGTATAACATTGAGAGATGGTGGAGAAACCATTAATCATCTGCTTGAAGAAGAACTTACAGAAAGGCTTAAAATGGCTGGTATTAATGTTGTAGAGGCTCGTATTACACATTTGGCGTATGCCCCTGAAATTGCAAATGCTATGCTCCAACGCCAACAGGCAATGGCAATAGTAGCTGCTCGTACCAAAATTGTAGAAGGTGCTGTAGGAATGGTAGAAATGGCTTTGGATAAACTCAACAAACACAAAATAGTAGAATTAGATGAGGAACGCAAAGCAACAATGGTAAGCAATTTGCTTGTAGTATTATGTTCTGAAAGAGCTGCCTCACCTGTTGTGAATACAGGTAGCCTGTATTAA
- a CDS encoding tryptophan 2,3-dioxygenase, which yields MENNIETLLKKLEEKYSQTGQSLAANLEGLLYNDYLKYWDYIQVETLLTLQKPKTSIPDEMIFIMYHQITELYFRLILWEIEQIGNQRDIEAAWFLDKIQRINRYVETLVNSFDVMSVGMEAEQFKKFRMALLPASGFQSAQFRLIEISSTNFINLTHQDFRDKSNANTTIPEIYEHIYWKRGATETATGKKTITLQHFEEKYSESFMQCAYEYRDKNIWEKYKELERKGVDVSAIQQALRNFDYLFNVEWALSHLKSAVRYLRESGKPIDATGGTNWTKYLPPNFQRIIFFPSLWTEEERQEWGRKKVEALLQS from the coding sequence ATGGAGAACAACATCGAAACTCTCTTAAAAAAATTAGAAGAAAAATACAGTCAAACAGGTCAAAGCCTTGCTGCCAATCTGGAAGGACTTTTATACAACGATTATTTAAAATATTGGGATTACATTCAAGTAGAAACACTCTTAACGCTTCAAAAACCTAAAACCAGCATTCCTGATGAAATGATTTTTATCATGTATCATCAAATTACAGAATTGTATTTCAGACTTATCTTGTGGGAAATAGAACAAATTGGTAATCAAAGAGATATAGAAGCAGCTTGGTTTTTAGATAAAATTCAACGCATAAACAGATATGTAGAAACTCTTGTAAATTCGTTTGATGTGATGAGTGTAGGCATGGAGGCAGAACAATTTAAGAAATTCAGAATGGCATTGTTACCAGCCAGTGGATTTCAGTCTGCTCAGTTTAGATTGATTGAAATTTCATCTACAAATTTTATAAATCTTACCCATCAAGATTTTAGAGATAAGTCCAATGCAAATACCACTATTCCTGAGATTTATGAACATATTTATTGGAAACGTGGGGCAACAGAAACAGCCACAGGCAAAAAAACGATTACACTTCAGCATTTTGAAGAAAAATATTCTGAAAGTTTTATGCAATGTGCTTATGAGTACAGAGATAAAAACATTTGGGAGAAATATAAAGAATTGGAGAGAAAAGGTGTAGATGTATCAGCAATACAACAAGCTCTTAGGAATTTTGATTACCTATTCAATGTAGAATGGGCTTTATCTCACTTAAAATCGGCTGTGAGATATTTGAGAGAGAGTGGCAAGCCAATTGATGCCACAGGAGGCACCAACTGGACAAAATACCTCCCTCCCAATTTCCAAAGAATTATATTTTTCCCCTCATTGTGGACAGAAGAAGAACGCCAAGAATGGGGACGAAAAAAAGTAGAAGCTTTGTTGCAATCCTAA
- a CDS encoding polyketide cyclase, giving the protein MKKTIETQILIHATPEKVWSILTNFKAYPEWNPFIKSIEGEVKTGNTFKAKIHPPDSNAMTFKPKVLVFEKNKEFRWLGHLLFAGLFDGEHIFQIIDNQDGTTMFKHSEQFGGILVPLFSKMLDKNTRNGFNLMNQKIKELAEKA; this is encoded by the coding sequence ATGAAAAAGACCATTGAAACACAAATACTCATTCATGCAACACCTGAAAAAGTGTGGAGCATTCTTACCAATTTCAAGGCATATCCCGAATGGAATCCATTCATTAAATCTATTGAAGGAGAGGTAAAGACAGGTAATACTTTCAAGGCTAAAATACACCCTCCAGATAGCAATGCCATGACATTCAAACCAAAAGTGCTTGTTTTTGAGAAAAATAAAGAATTTCGTTGGTTGGGGCATCTATTATTTGCTGGTCTTTTTGATGGAGAACATATTTTCCAGATTATTGATAATCAAGATGGTACAACGATGTTCAAACACAGTGAGCAGTTTGGAGGGATTTTAGTTCCTTTGTTTTCTAAAATGTTAGATAAAAATACTCGAAATGGGTTCAACCTGATGAATCAGAAGATTAAAGAATTGGCTGAAAAAGCATAA
- a CDS encoding cyclic nucleotide-binding protein gives MKELEQYIESYFGIAHLDVLQTMSQLFKPAKLAKGDFYLKTGEYCNKMSFIRSGLLRIFVNTDGKEVTQWISSKGYFVTDLASFIFETPARWNIQALTEVEVFTISKENYQKLGEIVPQWHILEKLFIAKCFIFLEDRIFSHLSMSAEERYEHFFEHNKELFHQVPLQYIASMLGMTPETFSRIRKKQLS, from the coding sequence ATGAAAGAATTAGAACAATATATAGAATCTTATTTTGGAATTGCCCATTTGGATGTACTTCAAACGATGAGTCAGTTGTTTAAACCAGCAAAATTAGCCAAAGGAGATTTTTACCTGAAAACAGGAGAATATTGTAATAAAATGAGTTTCATTCGGTCAGGTTTGTTACGAATTTTTGTAAACACTGATGGAAAGGAAGTTACCCAATGGATTTCTTCAAAGGGCTATTTTGTAACAGATTTGGCAAGTTTTATTTTTGAAACGCCTGCTCGTTGGAATATCCAAGCTCTTACAGAGGTAGAAGTTTTTACAATTAGTAAAGAAAACTATCAAAAATTGGGTGAAATAGTACCTCAATGGCATATTTTAGAGAAACTATTCATAGCCAAATGCTTTATTTTCTTAGAAGATAGAATTTTTAGTCACCTTTCTATGTCAGCAGAAGAACGCTACGAACATTTTTTTGAACATAACAAAGAACTTTTTCATCAAGTACCCCTCCAATACATTGCTTCAATGTTGGGCATGACACCCGAAACGTTCAGCCGAATCAGAAAAAAACAACTCTCCTAA
- a CDS encoding bleomycin resistance protein, whose product MKLKLVMIRTQYLEDAVNFYSLLGLVFQYHQHQNSPFHYSTTINGTIFEIYPLAKGQENADKYTRLGFEVEDLQKTIKKLKEANFDVSQPQQTEFGIIAIAIDPDGRKVEIY is encoded by the coding sequence ATGAAATTAAAACTTGTTATGATTAGGACTCAGTATTTAGAAGATGCTGTAAATTTTTATTCTTTACTTGGTTTAGTTTTTCAATATCATCAACATCAAAATTCTCCATTTCATTATTCTACTACTATCAATGGAACTATTTTTGAGATATATCCATTGGCAAAAGGTCAAGAAAACGCTGATAAATATACAAGGCTTGGCTTTGAAGTAGAAGATTTACAGAAAACAATTAAGAAACTCAAAGAAGCCAATTTTGATGTTTCACAACCTCAACAAACAGAATTTGGAATAATTGCTATTGCAATTGACCCTGATGGTCGTAAAGTGGAAATTTATTAG
- a CDS encoding bacillithiol biosynthesis deacetylase BshB1: protein MKLDILVFAAHPDDAELSCSGTIASHLAQGKKVGVIDLTQGELGTRGTPETRKKEAELASQIMGLTIRENLGFADGFFKNDKEHQIEIIKKIREYQPKIVIANAITDRHPDHGKGAELVRDAFFLAGLRKIETDQEAYRPQFLYHFIQDRYIVPDVVVDISDYWEIKKQAILAYGTQFNANPNDSEPQTYISTPEFFDAIEARSKELGHQIGVRYGEGFTKTRMLGVKNLFDLV from the coding sequence ATGAAATTAGATATTTTGGTATTTGCTGCACACCCTGATGATGCAGAACTTTCATGTTCGGGTACAATTGCTTCTCATTTGGCTCAAGGTAAAAAAGTAGGTGTAATAGACCTCACACAAGGCGAATTGGGTACTCGTGGTACACCTGAAACCCGTAAAAAAGAAGCAGAACTTGCTTCACAAATTATGGGATTGACTATTAGAGAAAATTTGGGTTTTGCAGATGGGTTTTTTAAAAATGATAAAGAGCATCAAATAGAAATTATCAAGAAAATAAGAGAATATCAACCTAAAATTGTAATAGCCAATGCCATTACAGATAGACACCCTGATCATGGAAAAGGGGCGGAGCTTGTAAGAGATGCATTTTTTTTGGCAGGATTGCGTAAAATAGAAACAGACCAAGAAGCTTATCGCCCACAGTTTTTGTATCATTTTATTCAAGACCGTTATATTGTTCCTGATGTGGTGGTAGATATTTCGGATTATTGGGAAATCAAGAAACAAGCTATTTTGGCTTATGGAACACAGTTTAATGCCAACCCCAACGACTCAGAGCCACAAACCTATATTTCTACACCCGAATTTTTTGATGCTATTGAAGCTAGATCTAAAGAACTTGGACACCAAATTGGGGTTCGTTATGGAGAGGGTTTTACCAAAACAAGGATGTTGGGTGTGAAAAATTTATTCGATTTAGTATAA
- a CDS encoding short-chain dehydrogenase, with protein sequence MTKIRDKKVLITGGANGIGKLLGEKCLKEGASELVIWDINEKNLQATTEEFVKQGFIVHPYSVDVSDLEDIKRAATLTLSEVGRIDILFNNAGIVVGKLFHEHSHEEIEKTIRINVLGVMHVARCFAGEMIKQKSGHIVNIASASGLLANPKMSVYASSKWAVLGWSESLRLEFEEMEGDLHVTTVCPSYINTGMFEGVEAPILAPLLDPDDITDQIMKAVKSNDIEVKAPWSVHLIPILRGIMPTRMFDLLVGKGLNIYNSMANFVGRPSKEAVPEKEKKEETEK encoded by the coding sequence ATGACAAAAATACGCGATAAAAAGGTTCTCATCACTGGTGGTGCTAATGGTATTGGCAAGCTACTTGGTGAAAAATGTTTGAAAGAAGGTGCTTCGGAGCTTGTGATATGGGATATTAATGAGAAAAATCTACAAGCAACCACTGAAGAGTTTGTAAAACAAGGTTTTATAGTGCATCCGTATAGTGTAGATGTATCTGACTTAGAAGATATTAAGAGAGCTGCCACGCTTACACTTTCGGAAGTGGGTAGAATAGATATTTTGTTTAATAATGCAGGTATTGTTGTTGGTAAACTTTTCCATGAGCATTCTCATGAAGAAATTGAAAAAACCATTCGTATCAATGTGTTGGGGGTAATGCATGTGGCTCGTTGTTTTGCAGGCGAAATGATTAAGCAAAAAAGTGGACATATCGTCAATATCGCTTCAGCTTCGGGCTTGCTGGCAAATCCTAAAATGAGCGTGTATGCAAGTAGCAAATGGGCTGTTTTGGGTTGGTCGGAGTCTTTACGTCTTGAATTTGAGGAGATGGAAGGTGATTTGCATGTAACAACAGTTTGCCCAAGCTATATCAACACAGGAATGTTTGAAGGTGTAGAAGCTCCTATTTTAGCTCCTTTGCTTGACCCTGATGATATTACAGACCAAATTATGAAGGCAGTAAAGAGTAATGATATTGAGGTGAAAGCTCCTTGGTCAGTACATCTGATACCTATTTTAAGAGGAATTATGCCTACCAGAATGTTTGATTTGTTAGTAGGAAAAGGGCTGAATATCTACAATTCTATGGCGAATTTTGTAGGAAGACCTTCTAAAGAAGCAGTTCCCGAAAAAGAAAAGAAAGAAGAAACCGAAAAATAA
- a CDS encoding lipoyl synthase, which translates to MIELPVVTSEKEHKVKKPNWLRVKLPVGAEYAKVRKLVDTYKLHTICESGNCPNMGECWGAGTATFMILGNVCTRSCTFCAVATGKPNEYDTDEPRRVAEAIKLMQVKHAVITSVNRDELKDRGAFIWHETVRLTKELSPETTIETLIPDVKGNWEALYTMISAGQEVVSHNMETVKSLYKRVRPQARYERSLEQIKLTKEYGKRTKSGIMLGVGETKEEVYESMDDLVQNGLDILTLGQYLQPTKMHLEVAEYIHPDLFEHYKEEGLKRGLKYVESGPLVRSSYHAEKHVNVPI; encoded by the coding sequence ATGATAGAACTCCCCGTTGTTACATCCGAGAAAGAACATAAAGTAAAAAAACCCAATTGGCTACGTGTAAAATTGCCCGTAGGTGCTGAATATGCCAAAGTTCGTAAATTAGTAGATACTTATAAACTTCATACCATTTGCGAAAGTGGAAATTGCCCCAATATGGGAGAATGTTGGGGAGCTGGTACAGCTACCTTCATGATTTTAGGTAATGTTTGTACTCGTAGCTGTACTTTTTGTGCAGTAGCCACAGGAAAACCCAACGAATATGATACTGATGAACCTCGCAGAGTAGCTGAAGCCATTAAGCTCATGCAGGTAAAGCATGCTGTCATTACTTCTGTAAATAGAGACGAACTCAAAGACAGAGGTGCCTTTATTTGGCATGAAACTGTAAGACTGACCAAAGAGTTAAGCCCTGAAACTACCATCGAAACGCTCATTCCAGATGTAAAAGGAAATTGGGAAGCTCTTTATACCATGATTTCAGCAGGGCAAGAAGTAGTTTCTCACAACATGGAAACAGTCAAAAGCCTTTACAAACGTGTACGTCCACAAGCTCGTTATGAGAGAAGTTTGGAACAAATCAAACTCACCAAAGAATATGGTAAACGTACCAAATCTGGCATTATGTTAGGGGTTGGTGAAACCAAAGAAGAAGTTTATGAGTCTATGGATGATTTGGTACAAAATGGTCTGGACATTCTAACTCTTGGGCAGTATCTACAACCTACCAAAATGCACCTAGAAGTCGCTGAATATATCCACCCCGATTTATTTGAGCATTACAAAGAAGAAGGCTTAAAAAGAGGCTTAAAATACGTAGAATCAGGTCCTCTTGTAAGATCATCATATCACGCAGAAAAACACGTAAATGTGCCTATTTAA